CCAAGATGTACGTTCCCACATTCCTCTCATCTCATCTTTAAGTCTATGGCTTTGCTCATTTGAATTTCTCGAAACATCCACGTGTTTCCCTCCTATTCCTGCAAgcctttttcaagaagaatttcTTGCTGATTTCTCTGGACGGCAAaatcttcaacaaaaaaaaactcaaatcaGATATAGTAGTGTCGCAAGTATTCTGTAGTTTCCAACCTCGGATAGGTGAGTTTCATGTAATAATGGGAACTACTCCAGTACTCTTCCCTCATTGCGAAATTAACGTGCTCCAACTCCATGTGGTTGCTGGCGGATACAGTGTAGTGGGCCTTGGATCTCCCTTACAGAAATTGAAGTTGGTTAGTCGCGAAGCTACGTGACGGGACTCCAGATAACGGATACGGAGCAACCGCGGATGAAAAGCAACCTCATACCTGTGTTGAGACAAACTCCTTGCTCGTTCAGACATTCATTGGTGGAGACAGACTCCTTGCTTCTGATCAGCCAGGATTGACTTATAACACACACATGCATCTGCACTTTTGTCCGGACAAAAGCCTGGAAGTGACTGCGAGGGGTAAGAGAGGTAGTTGAGATCCAACAAATAGGCTCCATCTCTCCAGTAACGGAGGGAGCGACACAGGAGAAAAACGGTTCCTAGGAAAATAGGATAGTTGGTGGGGTCGGTGATCCTCTCAAAAAACCAGATATAgacagcttaaaggcagcacaccacgaatctgacgtgaggAGGGGAGCCGCgaggaaagctagagatggggctgtagattgcgggaccAGGGAGTTGTTCTGCTCCCCCTCCCTAACCTTGCTGAAAAAAGGCGTAGGAAACGCATTATTTTCTGAgaagaacgttagaacgcttctccatgtatacgttctggttcgctcagcaacctattcattggtttcacttgaataggcagccGAGGAAAACTTACTGGCTTTcaaccgctgcgcagctggatgcggcgcgtgcacaagggtgcaACTGAAAAACCGAGTGTTTGACGCCGTCTTTTTACAGCGATtaagaagagatgagcggaaccacctttgatccccgcaatctacaaccccatctctagcttgtcCAGCGGTTCCgttcactacgtcagattcgtgttaCGCTGCCTTTAGGGAACATgcgtatacatacatacgggTGTATAGTTCggccaaaacgacaagaagcacggacagttgcgctcgaagcggcgcggtggagcgtagcggttgcggTCCggtcgtgtaaggatcctcgctactgccacccatctctgcacttcgccatggtcccacctcgattccaaccgctgtctctacCGTCCCGCTTCGcgcgcgcagccgcttacgcaattgtccgtgttccatgtcgttttgacccaactatatgtaTACGATTTAGGCTTTTGCTTTCGAGTTTATTCAAAAGTTCAAGAGTACAAAAGAAACTCGGTTAAAGCTCAGCAAATATTGGTACTTCATTCCTGGTAGTGAACGATTTGGTTGCTTCAACCTACATCACGCAAGAACACAAACTAGAAACTTTGCCCTCATGTTTTTCACAACAGCAAGATAGTTGAAGTTCTTACCTCGTGAGTTGTAAAGCTGCATACAgtgaaatatttagaaaaagttcgaagaaatgagaaatgtcATGATTCAGTTTCTGAATATTGATGTCTAACCGCTGTTACTACTAAGCTTCTGCGCTCCAATCTCGTTTACATAGTGTATGGTGATGGAACTGGTCGCCGATTCGCATCCATGAAACCTCTTAGTTGCCTTCTTCGCTCCTCCGTTCTTTTTTAACGCTGATTTTCTTatacttttcttttacagCTATTTGCGCGGCCACTCCTTGCCTCCTTCCAGTAAATAAATTCGCGTTCGTTCGGATGTTCGCTCACTGACAAAGGATACTAATATCTCACAgttattccaatttttaaaactttctcCCCTTTCATTACCTCAGTTCTGAacaatttctggatgaatCTCATCTCATTGAGTTTCGCAATCTCCAAATGGTAATTCTTAACTGCCGCTTGTCCATATTTTCATGATTATTCGTTCgaaattcacgaaaatttGTGAATCCTATTGTTTAGAATCTGTTCAGTGTTCACACACAAAGATCCCATAAAAGAATCTTTCACTATCTGTCGGAGCAGAATGACCTGTTTATCTGTTTACCTGTGgtttataattaatattaattaataattaatatgataataattaaattaatattaattaataataatttccaATGGTTTATAacagaataaatgaataatcaaATAAGTATTACTgactttttctggaatctttGATGTCTAATCCCCAATCCTAGCTCAATTCTGCTCGAAGAGTTTTAGTGGTGATCCATACGGCAATTCATTGTATTCAGAGAAATAATGTAACTGGACTGTTACGATACACTATGGAACGGCCGCTGTTGGATCTCATTTCGCCTATGAAATTTAGATTCCAGTATATTGTAATTACACCGTTTTCATACCAGTTAACAGCAGTTTAGGGTGGCGGGCCAGGATCACTATGTCCTAAAAGCTTTTAAAGTCATCTTTATCGCATTAGACCATTGGACGTCCTTTTAAATTGCCTAGAATTCGAAGCTGTGCCCTCAGTACAACGAAATTCTCACCCAAATCctacttctgttttttttttcatttttctttccttttatttacTGCCCACCTTGTTCTATGAAGCACCATCATCACATTAGGTGAACAGCAACCTCCGACCAACCATTCATTATCGTCATGAGGTATAGAATGACTctaagcgacatgaagcatggtggagttgcgtaagcggttgcacttGAAGCTGTGCGGTGGGACGTAATGGTTAGGAATGAGCGAGGACCCTTACTAGCACCGTTCACTGCTgaagttcgcgatggtcccaccttggcTGAAACCGCTcccttcaccgcgccgctccgagcgcaaccccatacgcaactacaccgtgcttcgcgtcgtttcgacccgactatagatcACAAATATGTACATTCTCATAATGTAAATACATTCGATTCAGAAAATTAGCATTATTTCAGAATATAGAAGTCATCTAAATGGCACTACCTTATCCAAAAAAACCTATATTCTGTTCTGTGCGATGAGCATATAAACAAGTCATCGATGTATTCACATTCCACAGGAAAATTCATCAACATAACACAGAAAAACGAACATGAGCACAAATTAAAGTCACAAACCTTGgtgcgaaaacaaaaatgaaaaaaaagaacataaacTCCAACTAAATCTATGTTTCAATCAATTATTTAcaacaatttattttctaagaGGAAGGAAGAGAACACAAGTTGGAAATAAGTAGAACCCGAAGGCTGACATACTCTTTAATACGGGTTTATCCGCGAACAATACGAAATTATATAACAACCGGTAACAACGGATCACGAGGTAAAAGGCCGAGGGATTGAAGAACTATCTGAAACGTTTTAAAATGTGTAGTACTTGcttccaacgaaaaaaaaaatgaaaataaaaagaaagcaacCGATTAATAAACACCAACTTGACATGCCAGTGATTTTGCGTCCTTTTTGCTGCGGGATACGACATTTGAAGTATACTCTACACCATTTACGATCGcctgaagaagatgaaaatcgtgaaacagaaaaaaggctacgttttccaaaaaaaaaagtgtagtcTCCTTACGGTGCATTTAAACTCTCTGACGTTAGGCGGACCAGATTCATGACTGACGAAAGTGGGCGTTGGCCATTTACGTTTAGTGCAAAGTTCCATAACCATTGATACTGGATGTTTTGGAGCTGAAACATGAGTCCTTCTAACAGTAAGAACATACCTTAAACCATCAGAAAAAGTGAtgtatattaaaggcatcaccgacgaatctgcggtggtgcggatttcgggtggagtattcgtatacgggatagtagattatggagggaggtgtggttccgtccatttcttcctaattgccgtaaaaaacggcccggaagatgcggcgccgcacagggctggcgcgctccagtcgaactccttgtaggaaatagtgtgccggaacgctcgaaaccgtatcttccggccgttttctacggcaattaggaagaaatgaacggaatcaccctcctccccataatctacaaccccatattacgaatactccgccggaaatccgtaccactccagattcgtggggtgatgcctttgtagcagcgcggtggagatagctgTTGAGATCGATGGGGACCATCGTTAGCTTCATTCGGACTACAACGACCATTGTTGCTAGAGAGGTTCTCATAGATCATAACCGATACTacccaccgcgccgcttcaagctaaaccgcttacgcaactgcaccaagcttcaggtcgttttcgcCCGACAATATCACAAAGATAAAGTAAATCATCGCTGTACTCAGGCAAGAAGAAATCCTACCGGTATAGGTAGAGcgattttgaagaattaagagtgaaaaaagggaatgtgagaagcaaaaacaaacctACTGAATCACCACTAGCTTTCGGCACAGGAACTGTTTTGCTACCGAGATCTTCCTGCGCGACCAAAcctagaaaaacacaaaaatccaCTCAATCGTTCCCTCATTTAAAATGTTTACCTCTTCTATCATTCTTCACATCCAGCACCAATGGTTCAATACTGCCCATGCCATCTGGACCTAAGCCTTCACCTGGCCGCCAGCCCATTTTTTGCATAAGTCGCATGCCCACACCCCCAACAGATGGACGCGCATTCTTGAACATATCCTAAAAGCTAGACTTCTTATGAAAAATCATCTAAGGTAAGTGAATATTCCCAAAAGAAATTCCAATGACAACGCCTACATTACGATGATCGCTCGATCGTCAACGCCGTATCAAGCATCTGAAAAATACAAACACCGCAAGTTTATCAATTTCAGTCACTCGTATGAGTCCAACATCACCACCCACTTAGGATCAGCTTAGAGTGGATCACATTTCTCTAAGAGTGAGAAAGAAACTTTTTCCTACTTGGGATATTGTAGGTAAACTTCAGGACGGTGTTTGGAAGCGGCGAGAAGGTGAGAAAAGAATTAGAACAAAAACGCAAAATGATTGTTTTGACTGTGCTCCAAAAACTATCGATTCTAAGCTGACCCAGCCAAATATCATCTTTCAGGTATGTGACctaaagtaaaggataaatggGTGAAGTTGATCAGTCTTTTGGTATGCTCCATCCACTCGTCTTTAATTCAGAAACGACTGAGGTTACGATACATCGGCTGACCCTCGTTTGACCCCGATCCTCCCCGACAATCCTGGTTTTTGGGTCCTCAATGAAATGTTTAATAGAATCCAAGGTCAATGGATTCTATTAAACCTTTCATTTGTAGGCTATACATGGTGCAATATTTAGTACATAAATAACATGAACTGCGTGGAACAAGCTCGTTCTACTTAAACAACAACGAATTCCAAACGTTCAAAGTTTTCACTCAAATAGACTCAAGGAATTACATACAGAGTTGATCGAGTTAATGAAcatatagttgagtcaaaacgacatgaattacggtgcagttgcgtaagtggttcCGCTCGAAGATgtgcgcagcggttaggatcgagtgagtacccctgctaccaccgttcattgctgcaattcgcgatggtcccagctcgattacaaccgctatctccacaactccgcttcgagcgcaaccgcttacctAACTGCAttgtgcttaaaggcatcaccccacgaatctgaggtggtatggatttcaggtggagtattctcaaacgggatagtagattatggagagggtggtgattccacccatttcttcctaattgccgtaaaaaaaaacggccggaaagAAGCGGcacatgcacaaggctggcgcgctccaatcgaatcgctgtagaaaatagcgcgccggaacgcttgaagtcgtatcttcagggccgtttttttacggcaattaggagaaaatagacggaaaaaatagaaatagaaaaataaaggcaTAACTGACCTGAAGCCCgcaccaccgcagattcgtggggtgatgcttttaatttcGTTTAGACCCGACTAtcgatttaaaaaatggagaaattggACTACAAACGTtgactgaaaatgaaaactcaCGTTTCACCCGCTTGAACAACAAAATCGGCCTCCTCCCGTAGTATACATGTGAAGTAGTGAATATATGTGGAAATCAAAGAATCGGAAGACACATTGTGGAAGACTAGGATGATGATCAAAGAATATCCGTCCGCATACCGCAGCCGCACACTACAGCTATCATCGTCGTTAAGCCTGCACATCAACATCCTCATCCTGTAGAAAGTTAATTCGAATGTCACTGACCATGAGGCTATTGAACCAGATACCAGATCTGATTCATTAGCCACATGGTCAGGCATCGACTACGCAAAGTGTGCACCAAATAGATCACTACTGATGGCACCATCCAACTCCAGAACGGAAACTAAGTTGAACAAATAGTAAATGTACCCTATGAATATGTACCCCGCCCAAACTTCATTCAAATCCATTTCTAGAAATGATTCAAAACGTCACATCTACATTTCTCCTTAATAAACTggtgaacaaaaagaacaaaataacgaATAAAATGGAGTTGATCATTAGaacttttggaaaaatcaCTAATAATTTGTTCAGAATAAATTCGACTCTTAGAAGATGGGAAAAGAAGTAAGTTAAGTCATCGAATTCTATAATTCGCGAGCAGTTAATGAAGTGACGGATCACTGTCGTGAAAAAGAACGTTCTACAGCTTCCATGATGTCATGTGGTGCATGTCTACCCCTAAGAAGTTCTATTCATGTGacatttaaaaagaatatGCATTACCAGATATTCATTTCCATATCACAAACTTAATTGTCGCTCTGAGATTGAATGGAGCCGTTACTACTGTCTTTCAAATGAGAATTTAAAAGAGAAGACAAAATTCGTCAAGGATACGGTTTCTGTTCGATaacaaatatgaagaaaatacgTTCAGAACAGCTAAAAATGTCTTCCACTACGAAAGACTCAAGATAGACGCAAATAACTACGCAGCTCTGTAGTTGTCCTGACCTATCAAAATCACATAAGCCTAAACGCAAAGTGTAATCCAAAAAAGCGctaattatttattagcaTAATGGAGAGTAAGCTGCTACTTGTTCGAGAATTTCTAGCCTGAAACTTCAACTAGGACTACCGTGGAACCTAGGTGAGATTACCTTCTTCACCCACGCATTGAACCGTGGATCTTGTGGTTGCAATTCATTAGAGGAGAGCACGTTTAGACCAGTAGAACCGGTGAATTTTCCCGGCAGATTTTTAGCAGCTGCCCAAGCAGCCATCTGAAATTACAAAACGCGTTCGAAATCCTTTTAAGAGAACCAAACACCTAAATTATCAATATCATGCCTGATCATCTGCTTCCTTCAGCATTCGAATCGCTTCGAAATCGTTAGGGTTTGTTGTCAAAGCCAATTGAGCGCTTGCTCGTTGGGCTAACACTTTTGACACATCCTTTGTTTTCGCCTACAAGTCAAAATGTAAGTTACTAAATTTCTACTGCAAGCACTTCTGCGCCGACTACTTCAATCTTATCCGGTTCATGAATGATCATCTCTTCTTCTGGTGGCACAACGAGCAATTCTGGCAACGGTGGCGGTGGAGGTAACAAGGTATCGAACGCCTAAGAAAAACTGTTGTACTACTCTTCACAGATCTAAAATAAAACTTACAGTGAGCTTCGGAGGAGGGGGAGGAGGCGGTAACAAACCGCCTAGACCAGTAAGAATCGGTGGAGCTGGCGGTGGTGGTAGAAGATGGTCAACTGATGAGATCTGTAAATAAGATTTATTTCGAAAATGCGAGATTATGGTTTATGAAAAGGTTCATTGAGACGTCCGTGGACCATTTCAAAGATGTGGTTAGCCAAAGTTTTAGGTAAAGAAAACGTCACCACGCTTCATTTCTGGTATGTATTAGGGCGCgatcacatttttgaaaaaactgtGTCCTCTTCCATGTAAAATGACTGAAACTTGGAGAAGTAATTAATTCTTTCTGCTATCATCTTCGTGAAAGGGCCTAATCTAAAGCTAAACATTCGAAATAATGCGTTTAAATCGTGTGTTACGGCAGAAGTTTTCAGCAGTtgttatcaagaaaaaaaacttagcgAATCTGAAAACAATGTAATAATGCAGCAGCTAATTGATATGATTCAAAAAGATGTTGTGTATAGTACATGAAAGTGCCAAGAAATAAGATTTACAAAAGAAGTTGGAaatcaaacaaatgaaaaaaagcactgagcgacaaaaagcaaaaagaggCAAGAGTTAACGAAGAACAAGTACTTGTATCGAGTTGGAACGGATTAACTCATAGAGAGGACTTAAAAAAGATGTTCGCACCCAGAAAAGGTTGAAAGCTTACGTATCTGTTGCAACAAACTAACCGAACTATGGTATTTTTGTGCCTCCAGGCTAGTGATTCCcacatattttttctgttcaagcGAACAGGTCTTTAACTCGGTCTTTACAACTGGTGTCCATTTATCTCTCTCCTGAAGCtatcagaaaaaatgtttcacaCAAATTAAACAAACACTCTATTGATTCTTCCGACAACTAACTGTGTTCTCTTTGTGTGTGACTCCCGAAGACACCGGATAGACTAATCGTAACTGCGAATTGTCGAGAATTCGCTCTTGTGGCGTCTTTGTCGGGATCGTCGTAGCATTCTAAAGTGATTGTGAATATCGACCAAGTATTTGTAAACCATATTAGGCTGTCTGCGCATACCACTATGTTTATCTTAATGCCTTCGCCTTGTCCAGTAGTTTTCACACCAAACGGATGCTTAAAGGAGGTTGGGCTCGCAGCACCTGATCCGGACTTTCCTGGTTCATCATCACTCGAGACATTTTCGCCTTTTTCTCGCCGATCTTCCTTATCTTGACGTCGCTGGATTTGCTGGCAATAGGCTAAAAAAAGAGGCAATGAAATACTACTTCAATCGTCCTGTTATCAGCAAGATAATCATCTGCATAGACTTTCATTGACATTTAATAAGTCATGAAAATATGATATTTCACTTGATATAAGCCATTGGTATatcaaacaaaacaacaaaagagaCTAATATCGAAAAAGTACACTGCAAGTTAAGAAACCAAACGAAAAATACCCACAAACAAAGTCGTCCACACTCTTCGGCTGATTCTGCATCTGATCCAAACTTCCGAGATTAATACCAAGCTGTAACGAACAACTTAATTCTCATTAGCACTTCCATCTTCTTTCAAATACCCACCAACTGCATTTTCTGTGCTTTCTTTCTCGCAATCGCCAATAATTTGGCCTTATCAATTCGACCTCTCTTGTTgcgaccaccaccaccagttCGTCGCCTGGCTCCACCTCCAATATCACGTCTAGGTGATCTTGGTGACCTGCTACGACTCAAACTCCGACTCCTACTTCTACTTGGACTAGAACTACGGCTACGACTTCTGCTACGTGCTGATGACCTTGATCGAGATCGACGAGACCTAAAGTATCACAATCAGCCACATAGCTTACGTTGAATAACAAATCTTCACGATTTCCCACCTATAACGGTCGTTACTGTGACTTTTGCTTCTGCTGCGAGTTCTCGACCTCGATCTTCGCCGATATCTGTCATACGAGCGGCTTCTGCTTTTTGATCTTGAGTATCGGCGTCGCGATTTCGAGCGACGTTCGCTAAAAGATGCAAATAATCTCTGTGATGATCCAGTTTGAATCCGTTCCTAACAGCATGAAAGACAAAGTATTCCCATTTCCTGACAAGTAAACAAAGAGGATAGGGTATTGAACCACTTTCAATACTTTTTTCCCGGAAATAGGAGGTTTCGTGAACAATATTTAGTGTAGCGGCGTGAAAATGcgaattttctaatttctgcgTAAGTAAGgtgaaaatcaagaaatctgCATAATGGtagaagaaataacaaaacaacaacaacactagttagcaaagaaaaaaatgaatatgtcAATCAGAAAGTAGGAACAATGAAAcacgaaaataacaaaaaacttTGTCACAATCCCTTGTCTGCTTACGTTTGAATCTTCAATTCATCAAATTTAAAGACAATGTACTTTCTGCACATTGTGTTAAAATCAGATAAACACTACTATAACCCGCTTTCACCTTACACGTCTTTTGATTGTGAGCTCAGAATCACATTTAAGTGGTAAATGGACAGCTTTCTTGTGGAACAAAAGATTTTAGATAGCCAATGAAAACCCCAACAATAAGAGGGAAATACTAACCGATCATCGCGTCGGCGACCACGTGGTCGAGGTGGCGATGCGACCCTCTTCATGACCTTACTTGAGCGGCTGAATTAgaatgtattttaaaaaaaaggtagctaaatctttaaaaaaaataacaaaaacgcAATCAAGATCTCCCTCATCA
The Necator americanus strain Aroian chromosome I, whole genome shotgun sequence genome window above contains:
- a CDS encoding hypothetical protein (NECATOR_CHRI.G903.T1), coding for MDVAEQKNDSSEPTIRCEQLREYNGDSSTNRTTSSDDIVKDLLNEVRHLEKPFTVEDLTSKKKDKEKKKSKEHKHKKSKKKKKKHRSKRDRSGSRKRSRSRSKSKKKHRKRSRSRSRSNSKSRSKSGTPSRIPTPLKSESEEDETSAVKKEPEVTSTPEKSPSFPEKSSIREISDEDDLPVGADFRTVMKEAKKKINISSKIGSSLDLAALPVAPPLAKPRSSHAFPLSKTSKKDEDDDLPLHYTEKRESDVLNKVIAEKGRGDFIPRNLKVKTAVSDSLATQSQPKTEDIGVDMKPSDKLNLMDVSADETEKDEEFGPSSLPPKFAPTTSSAKATESGPAPEPISDGELEKEIAEEINAAAQPKSTTKSSRLEKIVESSSALISKNVSRETSRRKRRRSPRKRSASPNTDEELRIRARNARSSKVMKRVASPPRPRGRRRDDRERRSKSRRRYSRSKSRSRSYDRYRRRSRSRTRSRSKSHSNDRYRSRRSRSRSSARSRSRSRSSSPSRSRSRSLSRSRSPRSPRRDIGGGARRRTGGGGRNKRGRIDKAKLLAIARKKAQKMQLLGINLGSLDQMQNQPKSVDDFVSYCQQIQRRQDKEDRREKGENVSSDDEPGKSGSGAASPTSFKHPFGVKTTGQGEGIKINIVNATTIPTKTPQERILDNSQLRLVYPVSSGVTHKENTLQERDKWTPVVKTELKTCSLEQKKYVGITSLEAQKYHSSISSVDHLLPPPPAPPILTGLGGLLPPPPPPPKLTAFDTLLPPPPPLPELLVVPPEEEMIIHEPDKIEAKTKDVSKVLAQRASAQLALTTNPNDFEAIRMLKEADDQMAAWAAAKNLPGKFTGSTGLNVLSSNELQPQDPRFNAWVKKDMFKNARPSVGGVGMRLMQKMGWRPGEGLGPDGMGSIEPLVLDVKNDRRGLVAQEDLGSKTVPVPKASGDSVAPKHPVSMVMELCTKRKWPTPTFVSHESGPPNVREFKCTAIVNGVEYTSNVVSRSKKDAKSLACQIVLQSLGLLPRDPLLPVVI
- a CDS encoding hypothetical protein (NECATOR_CHRI.G903.T5), which translates into the protein MDVAEQKNDSSEPTIRCEQLREYNGDSSTNRTTSSDDIVKDLLNEVRHLEKPFTVEDLTSKKKDKEKKKSKEHKHKKSKKKKKKHRSKRDRSGSRKRSRSRSKSKKKHRKRSRSRSRSNSKSRSKSGTPSRIPTPLKSESEEDETSAVKKEPEVTSTPEKSPSFPEKSSIREISDEDDLPVGADFRTVMKEAKKKINISSKIGSSLDLAALPVAPPLAKPRSSHAFPLSKTSKKDEDDDLPLHYTEKRESDVLNKVIAEKGRGDFIPRNLKVKTAVSDSLATQSQPKTEDIGVDMKPSDKLNLMDVSADETEKDEEFGPSSLPPKFAPTTSSAKATESGPAPEPISDGELEKEIAEEINAAAQPKSTTKSSRLEKIVESSSALISKNVSRETSRRKRRRSPRKRSASPNTDEELRIRARNARSSKVMKRVASPPRPRGRRRDDRERRSKSRRRYSRSKSRSRSYDRYRRRSRSRTRSRSKSHSNDRYRSRRSRSRSSARSRSRSRSSSPSRSRSRSLSRSRSPRSPRRDIGGGARRRTGGGGRNKRGRIDKAKLLAIARKKAQKMQLLGINLGSLDQMQNQPKSVDDFVSYCQQIQRRQDKEDRREKGENVSSDDEPGKSGSGAASPTSFKHPFGVKTTGQGEGIKINIVNATTIPTKTPQERILDNSQLRLVYPVSSGVTHKENTERDKWTPVVKTELKTCSLEQKKYVGITSLEAQKYHSSISSVDHLLPPPPAPPILTGLGGLLPPPPPPPKLTAFDTLLPPPPPLPELLVVPPEEEMIIHEPDKIEAKTKDVSKVLAQRASAQLALTTNPNDFEAIRMLKEADDQMAAWAAAKNLPGKFTGSTGLNVLSSNELQPQDPRFNAWVKKDEDVDVQA
- a CDS encoding hypothetical protein (NECATOR_CHRI.G903.T2), producing MFKNARPSVGGVGMRLMQKMGWRPGEGLGPDGMGSIEPLVLDVKNDRRGLVAQEDLGSKTVPVPKASGDSVAPKHPVSMVMELCTKRKWPTPTFVSHESGPPNVREFKCTAIVNGVEYTSNVVSRSKKDAKSLACQIVLQSLGLLPRDPLLPVVI
- a CDS encoding hypothetical protein (NECATOR_CHRI.G903.T4) — encoded protein: MDVAEQKNDSSEPTIRCEQLREYNGDSSTNRTTSSDDIVKDLLNEVRHLEKPFTVEDLTSKKKDKEKKKSKEHKHKKSKKKKKKHRSKRDRSGSRKRSRSRSKSKKKHRKRSRSRSRSNSKSRSKSGTPSRIPTPLKSESEEDETSAVKKEPEVTSTPEKSPSFPEKSSIREISDEDDLPVGADFRTVMKEAKKKINISSKIGSSLDLAALPVAPPLAKPRSSHAFPLSKTSKKDEDDDLPLHYTEKRESDVLNKVIAEKGRGDFIPRNLKVKTAVSDSLATQSQPKTEDIGVDMKPSDKLKYASLMDVSADETEKDEEFGPSSLPPKFAPTTSSAKATESGPAPEPISDGELEKEIAEEINAAAQPKSTTKSSRLEKIVESSSALISKNVSRETSRRKRRRSPRKRSASPNTDEELRIRARNARSSKVMKRVASPPRPRGRRRDDRERRSKSRRRYSRSKSRSRSYDRYRRRSRSRTRSRSKSHSNDRYRSRRSRSRSSARSRSRSRSSSPSRSRSRSLSRSRSPRSPRRDIGGGARRRTGGGGRNKRGRIDKAKLLAIARKKAQKMQLLGINLGSLDQMQNQPKSVDDFVSYCQQIQRRQDKEDRREKGENVSSDDEPGKSGSGAASPTSFKHPFGVKTTGQGEGIKINIVNATTIPTKTPQERILDNSQLRLVYPVSSGVTHKENTERDKWTPVVKTELKTCSLEQKKYVGITSLEAQKYHSSISSVDHLLPPPPAPPILTGLGGLLPPPPPPPKLTAFDTLLPPPPPLPELLVVPPEEEMIIHEPDKIEAKTKDVSKVLAQRASAQLALTTNPNDFEAIRMLKEADDQMAAWAAAKNLPGKFTGSTGLNVLSSNELQPQDPRFNAWVKKDEDVDVQA
- a CDS encoding hypothetical protein (NECATOR_CHRI.G903.T3), coding for MDVAEQKNDSSEPTIRCEQLREYNGDSSTNRTTSSDDIVKDLLNEVRHLEKDLTSKKKDKEKKKSKEHKHKKSKKKKKKHRSKRDRSGSRKRSRSRSKSKKKHRKRSRSRSRSNSKSRSKSGTPSRIPTPLKSESEEDETSAVKKEPEVTSTPEKSPSFPEKSSIREISDEDDLPVGADFRTVMKEAKKKINISSKIGSSLDLAALPVAPPLAKPRSSHAFPLSKTSKKDEDDDLPLHYTEKRESDVLNKVIAEKGRGDFIPRNLKVKTAVSDSLATQSQPKTEDIGVDMKPSDKLNLMDVSADETEKDEEFGPSSLPPKFAPTTSSAKATESGPAPEPISDGELEKEIAEEINAAAQPKSTTKSSRLEKIVESSSALISKNVSRETSRRKRRRSPRKRSASPNTDEELRIRARNARSSKVMKRVASPPRPRGRRRDDRERRSKSRRRYSRSKSRSRSYDRYRRRSRSRTRSRSKSHSNDRYRSRRSRSRSSARSRSRSRSSSPSRSRSRSLSRSRSPRSPRRDIGGGARRRTGGGGRNKRGRIDKAKLLAIARKKAQKMQLLGINLGSLDQMQNQPKSVDDFVSYCQQIQRRQDKEDRREKGENVSSDDEPGKSGSGAASPTSFKHPFGVKTTGQGEGIKINIVNATTIPTKTPQERILDNSQLRLVYPVSSGVTHKENTERDKWTPVVKTELKTCSLEQKKYVGITSLEAQKYHSSISSVDHLLPPPPAPPILTGLGGLLPPPPPPPKLTAFDTLLPPPPPLPELLVVPPEEEMIIHEPDKIEAKTKDVSKVLAQRASAQLALTTNPNDFEAIRMLKEADDQMAAWAAAKNLPGKFTGSTGLNVLSSNELQPQDPRFNAWVKKDEDVDVQA
- a CDS encoding hypothetical protein (NECATOR_CHRI.G902.T1) — protein: MGTTPVLFPHCEINVLQLHVVAGGYSVVGLGSPLQKLKLTFIGGDRLLASDQPGLTYNTHMHLHFCPDKSLEVTARGKFINITQKNEHEHKLKSQTLVRKQK
- a CDS encoding hypothetical protein (NECATOR_CHRI.G903.T6) codes for the protein MDVAEQKNDSSEPTIRCEQLREYNGDSSTNRTTSSDDIVKDLLNEVRHLEKPFTVEDLTSKKKDKEKKKSKEHKHKKSKKKKKKHRSKRDRSGSRKRSRSRSKSKKKHRKRSRSRSRSNSKSRSKSGTPSRIPTPLKSESEEDETSAVKKEPEVTSTPEKSPSFPEKSSIREISDEDDLPVGADFRTVMKEAKKKINISSKIGSSLDLAALPVAPPLAKPRSSHAFPLSKTSKKDEDDDLPLHYTEKRESDVLNKVIAEKGRGDFIPRNLKVKTAVSDSLATQSQPKTEDIGVDMKPSDKLNLMDVSADETEKDEEFGPSSLPPKFAPTTSSAKATESGPAPEPISDGELEKEIAEEINAAAQPKSTTKSSRLEKIVESSSALISKNVSRETSRRKRRRSPRKRSASPNTDEELRIRARNARSSKVMKRVASPPRPRGRRRDDRERRSKSRRRYSRSKSRSRSYDRYRRRSRSRTRSRSKSHSNDRYRSRRSRSRSSARSRSRSRSSSPSRSRSRSLSRSRSPRSPRRDIGGGARRRTGGGGRNKRGRIDKAKLLAIARKKAQKMQLLGINLGSLDQMQNQPKSVDDFVSYCQQIQRRQDKEDRREKGENVSSDDEPGKSGSGAASPTSFKHPFGVKTTGQGEGIKINIVNATTIPTKTPQERILDNSQLRLVYPVSSGVTHKENTLQERDKWTPVVKTELKTCSLEQKKYVGITSLEAQKYHSSISSVDHLLPPPPAPPILTGLGGLLPPPPPPPKLTAFDTLLPPPPPLPELLVVPPEEEMIIHEPDKIEAKTKDVSKVLAQRASAQLALTTNPNDFEAIRMLKEADDQMAAWAAAKNLPGKFTGSTGLNVLSSNELQPQDPRFNAWVKKDEDVDVQA